One Defluviitoga tunisiensis genomic window carries:
- a CDS encoding DUF4180 domain-containing protein, with protein MTINIVKENNIKIAIVNSQEVIIKDVQSALDFMMTMLYKTGCDRIIINKEAICEDFFDLKTKIAGEILQKFVNYQVKIAIVGDFSKYSSKSLKDFIYESNNGNHFFFLPDELTAVRKLSSF; from the coding sequence ATGACAATTAACATTGTAAAAGAGAATAATATCAAAATTGCTATTGTTAATAGCCAAGAAGTAATAATCAAAGATGTACAATCAGCGCTTGATTTCATGATGACTATGTTGTATAAAACAGGATGCGATAGAATTATAATAAATAAGGAAGCTATTTGTGAAGACTTTTTTGATTTAAAGACTAAAATTGCGGGTGAAATATTGCAAAAATTTGTAAATTACCAAGTGAAAATAGCAATTGTTGGAGATTTTTCTAAATACTCAAGTAAAAGTCTAAAAGATTTCATCTATGAAAGTAACAACGGAAACCACTTTTTCTTTTTACCAGATGAGTTAACAGCTGTTAGAAAATTAAGTTCATTTTAA
- a CDS encoding peptidase U32 family protein, with protein MKKIELLSPAGDLEKLETVFHYGADAAYIGGKFLNLRAFSKNFDNDELKKAVKLAHKLGKKIFVTLNAIPNNSELELLPDYIQYLESIKVDSIIVSDLGVFNLAKQYSDIPITISTQANNMNWASVKMWKELGAKRVILARELSLREINEIRQKVTDIELEVFIHGAMCISISGRCLLSNYLTARDANRGECTQPCRWKYYLMEEKRPGEYFQVFEDERGSYIMNSKDLCTIEFLDKIIETGVDSLKIEGRMKSSYYAGITTKIYREAIDSYFEGTYSEDKIKEWKNELKNVSHRPYTSGFYLDKTNYNSQNYETSSYIRKYNYVGIVKEKISENSYLIEVKNKIKRGETIEIIRSKGEKISILLSEIINYENNDIIEEANPNQKIILEVGSSIQSGDLIRSLKTNATAN; from the coding sequence ATAAAGAAAATAGAATTACTTTCTCCTGCAGGCGATTTAGAAAAATTGGAAACAGTTTTTCATTATGGTGCTGATGCCGCTTATATAGGCGGAAAATTTCTCAATTTGCGGGCGTTTTCAAAAAACTTCGACAATGATGAATTAAAAAAGGCTGTAAAACTAGCTCACAAACTTGGTAAAAAAATATTTGTCACATTAAATGCTATCCCTAATAATTCTGAATTAGAGTTGTTACCAGATTATATACAGTACTTAGAAAGCATAAAGGTAGATTCAATTATAGTTTCTGATTTAGGTGTTTTTAATTTAGCAAAACAATATTCAGACATTCCAATAACAATAAGCACACAAGCAAATAACATGAATTGGGCAAGTGTTAAAATGTGGAAGGAGTTAGGCGCTAAACGCGTAATCTTAGCTCGAGAACTATCTTTGAGAGAGATTAATGAAATTCGACAAAAAGTAACTGATATAGAATTAGAAGTGTTTATACATGGTGCTATGTGTATTTCTATATCAGGCAGATGTCTATTAAGTAATTATTTAACCGCAAGAGATGCCAACCGAGGTGAATGTACACAACCTTGTAGATGGAAATATTATCTCATGGAAGAAAAAAGGCCAGGAGAATATTTTCAGGTTTTTGAAGATGAAAGAGGTAGTTATATAATGAACTCAAAGGACCTTTGCACAATAGAATTTCTTGATAAAATAATTGAAACAGGGGTAGATTCTCTTAAAATAGAAGGAAGAATGAAAAGTAGTTATTACGCTGGTATTACAACAAAAATATACAGAGAAGCTATTGATAGTTATTTTGAAGGGACTTACAGTGAAGATAAAATTAAAGAATGGAAAAATGAACTTAAAAATGTAAGTCATAGACCATACACTTCTGGCTTTTATCTTGATAAAACCAACTACAATTCTCAAAACTATGAGACTTCTTCTTATATTAGAAAATATAATTATGTGGGCATTGTAAAAGAAAAAATTTCTGAAAATTCTTATTTAATTGAAGTAAAAAATAAGATTAAACGTGGAGAAACGATAGAAATAATACGGTCAAAAGGTGAAAAGATAAGTATATTATTAAGTGAAATAATTAACTATGAGAATAATGATATAATAGAAGAAGCTAATCCTAATCAAAAAATTATTTTAGAAGTAGGTAGTTCTATTCAAAGTGGGGATTTAATAAGGTCTTTGAAAACTAACGCCACTGCGAACTAG
- a CDS encoding NUDIX hydrolase: MYKDKIVRVYENYLPKALGIESYFSVLISLIEVEGSTHLLFEQRSNHLTRQPGEISFPGGKVEPGETPEYAALREAQEELNLEPNFVKIIGPSDYLVTPFNDLIYSFVGFLEVDLEEIKPNDEVESIFTVPLEYFLIHEPIKYEAYIIHEINDDFPYELIPKGKDYEWRIGKYPIYFYIYENHVIWGITARFTYEFVKKLKL, encoded by the coding sequence GTGTATAAAGATAAAATAGTTAGAGTTTATGAAAATTATCTTCCCAAAGCTTTAGGAATTGAGTCTTATTTTTCTGTTCTTATTTCTTTAATTGAAGTGGAAGGTTCTACACATTTGCTTTTTGAACAAAGATCTAATCATTTAACCAGACAACCCGGTGAAATTTCTTTTCCAGGGGGTAAAGTAGAACCAGGAGAAACTCCTGAATATGCAGCTTTAAGAGAAGCTCAAGAAGAACTTAATTTAGAGCCTAATTTTGTGAAAATTATAGGCCCAAGTGATTATCTTGTAACTCCTTTCAATGACCTTATTTATTCTTTTGTTGGGTTCTTAGAAGTAGATCTTGAAGAAATAAAACCAAATGATGAGGTTGAAAGTATATTTACAGTTCCATTAGAATATTTTTTAATCCATGAGCCTATAAAATATGAAGCGTATATAATTCATGAAATAAATGATGATTTTCCATATGAACTCATACCTAAAGGAAAAGATTATGAATGGAGAATTGGTAAATACCCCATTTATTTTTACATTTACGAAAATCATGTAATATGGGGTATTACAGCTAGATTTACTTATGAGTTTGTAAAAAAACTAAAACTTTAA
- a CDS encoding carboxymuconolactone decarboxylase family protein — protein sequence MSMKEAYSQAQKWMSEFAKKSPEKMQAFQKMVEAIEKEEGESLDKKTKELIAVALSIARDCEWCIAFHVKEAINEGASEEEILEAAWMAILMGGGPALMHAGLVLDALKEFRG from the coding sequence ATGAGTATGAAAGAAGCATATTCTCAAGCTCAAAAATGGATGTCAGAATTTGCTAAAAAAAGCCCAGAGAAAATGCAGGCTTTTCAAAAAATGGTAGAAGCTATTGAAAAAGAAGAAGGTGAATCTTTAGACAAAAAAACTAAAGAACTTATAGCAGTAGCGTTATCAATTGCAAGAGATTGTGAATGGTGTATAGCCTTTCATGTTAAAGAAGCTATAAATGAAGGTGCATCAGAAGAAGAGATACTAGAAGCTGCATGGATGGCTATCCTAATGGGTGGTGGCCCAGCATTAATGCATGCGGGATTGGTTCTAGATGCATTAAAAGAATTTAGGGGGTAA
- a CDS encoding glycerate kinase type-2 family protein, protein MNKLREDALRIINNSIDSVLPEHAVKSQLSSMSLGENIYLVAIGKAAWRMAKAAKDFLKEKIKNGIVITKYEHSQGIIEGLQIYEAGHPIPDENTLKATRKVIEMIKNLGKDDEVLFLVSGGGSSLFELPNEGIELEDLQKLNNDLLKSGANIVEINTIRKHISQVKGGQFAKIAEPAKIYALILSDVIGDRLDSIASGPAYPDSTTLEDVKKIISKYNLSLPENLLHAFSETPKSLRNVDTYIIGSVNKVCENAKLIAEQLGYNSIILTTTLDCEAKEAGLFLASIARELIEKDRPINKPCAVILGGETVVKVQGNGLGGRNQELALSAARGIYNYEDVIIVSVGTDGTDGPTDAAGGIVDGQTINKLIKQNIDVEFALKNNDSYTALDAIGGLIRTGPTGTNVNDLIFILCGA, encoded by the coding sequence TTGAATAAATTAAGGGAAGATGCTTTAAGAATAATCAACAATTCTATAGATTCAGTATTACCTGAACATGCTGTAAAATCACAATTATCTAGTATGAGTTTAGGAGAAAACATTTATTTAGTCGCTATAGGTAAAGCAGCTTGGAGAATGGCAAAGGCTGCAAAAGACTTTTTAAAAGAAAAAATAAAAAATGGCATAGTTATAACAAAATATGAACATTCTCAAGGAATTATTGAAGGTCTACAAATATATGAAGCTGGTCATCCTATTCCTGACGAAAATACTCTAAAGGCTACAAGGAAAGTTATAGAAATGATTAAAAATCTTGGTAAAGATGATGAAGTATTATTTTTAGTTTCTGGAGGAGGTTCTTCTTTATTTGAACTTCCAAATGAAGGTATAGAATTAGAAGATTTGCAAAAGTTAAATAATGATCTATTAAAATCCGGGGCAAATATAGTTGAAATAAATACAATTAGAAAACATATATCTCAAGTAAAAGGTGGACAATTTGCTAAAATAGCGGAACCTGCTAAAATTTACGCTTTAATCTTGTCAGATGTAATTGGAGACAGATTAGACAGCATCGCATCTGGTCCTGCTTATCCTGATTCTACAACTTTAGAAGATGTTAAAAAGATTATTAGTAAGTACAATTTGAGTCTCCCAGAAAATCTATTACATGCGTTTAGTGAAACACCAAAATCCTTAAGAAATGTAGATACTTATATAATTGGGAGTGTAAATAAGGTATGTGAAAATGCAAAATTAATTGCTGAACAATTAGGTTATAATTCTATTATTTTAACTACTACACTTGATTGTGAAGCGAAAGAAGCAGGTTTATTCTTAGCTTCTATAGCCCGAGAATTAATTGAAAAGGATAGACCTATAAATAAACCTTGCGCTGTTATTCTCGGCGGTGAAACAGTAGTTAAAGTTCAAGGAAATGGCCTTGGAGGGAGGAATCAAGAATTAGCTCTGTCAGCTGCCAGAGGAATTTATAATTATGAAGATGTTATTATTGTCTCGGTTGGCACAGATGGAACAGACGGTCCTACAGATGCAGCTGGTGGAATAGTAGATGGTCAAACTATAAATAAACTTATAAAACAAAACATAGATGTTGAATTCGCTCTTAAAAATAATGATTCTTATACTGCTCTCGATGCAATAGGCGGGTTAATAAGAACAGGACCTACAGGTACCAATGTAAACGATCTGATATTTATCCTATGTGGGGCTTAA
- a CDS encoding AEC family transporter translates to MTALINFVVIVLMGYMFKKLFPKNTGEILSTLIVNFTLPMTVFIGISSSKVLLSDLYFILIGFLGCLLTFFGGKILVNLLNIEDKNVSTVILLSFCGLNIGLFMYPLAEMLWGINAITYFALYDLGNSIILYGIGKSVAEGKKGGFRILDLLKFPPFIALILGLVFNLFGVTLPDLIMSPIKIIKDANNFLIMFLVGFYFSVSTIKKHSKILTITLSTKYLIGLAISLLTLLIPVRNQLERVSLFISPMLPTAMMVIVYSIENNYDSELASSIVSLTAIISFILVFLASAMFNFGI, encoded by the coding sequence GTGACAGCTCTAATTAATTTTGTTGTAATAGTTTTGATGGGGTATATGTTTAAAAAACTATTTCCCAAAAACACAGGAGAAATATTGTCAACGTTGATTGTGAACTTCACACTTCCAATGACTGTATTTATAGGTATTAGTTCATCTAAAGTGTTATTATCAGATTTATACTTTATTTTAATAGGTTTTTTAGGTTGTTTGTTAACTTTTTTTGGAGGTAAGATATTAGTTAATTTATTAAATATAGAAGATAAAAATGTGAGTACTGTGATATTATTATCTTTTTGTGGATTAAATATAGGGCTTTTTATGTATCCTTTAGCAGAAATGCTATGGGGAATCAATGCTATTACGTATTTTGCATTGTATGATTTAGGAAATAGTATTATTTTATACGGAATAGGAAAATCTGTAGCAGAAGGTAAAAAAGGTGGATTTAGAATATTAGACTTGTTAAAATTTCCCCCATTCATTGCATTGATATTGGGTTTGGTTTTTAATTTATTTGGAGTTACTTTGCCAGACTTGATAATGTCTCCAATCAAAATAATTAAGGATGCAAATAATTTTTTAATAATGTTTCTTGTTGGATTTTATTTTAGTGTTTCAACAATCAAAAAACATAGTAAAATTTTAACTATTACTTTAAGCACCAAATATCTAATAGGATTGGCTATTTCTTTATTAACCTTGCTAATTCCTGTAAGAAATCAACTAGAGAGAGTATCTCTTTTTATATCTCCCATGCTTCCTACAGCCATGATGGTCATAGTTTATTCGATAGAGAATAACTATGATTCAGAATTAGCAAGTAGTATTGTAAGTTTGACAGCCATAATATCATTTATTCTAGTTTTTTTAGCCTCAGCAATGTTTAATTTTGGTATTTAA
- a CDS encoding adenine nucleotide alpha hydrolase family protein translates to MSRNINDTINNIKEEIKQIVGNQPLYIAFSGGMDSTVVALLARDALPNDQITLVNVCFGAYSYSKAIEAVLLLSKELKLKLNFISSNNEQEIIMYHGPNCNQCTREVKIRKVKEFAHNGIIASGANMSDSWGKTGIKFMDGIYSPLINLNKNEIKEILNFYNFTIPKIGENSIREGCKFKHLLKMAVNSQYHSRSAVIANEVLIDILDFYDIKREIANVKIIGPLSQNIALINIRPLPENYIINEVVYNLEKEKSIDKIDVVDRPLKLKILANPGIYNNEESRHWILNGRLAPEFAMPLTAEWKKSSNQKLWTFSVYGYEKI, encoded by the coding sequence TTGTCTAGAAATATAAATGACACAATTAATAATATAAAAGAGGAAATCAAACAAATCGTGGGGAACCAACCCCTTTACATTGCTTTTTCTGGTGGAATGGATAGCACAGTTGTTGCTTTACTTGCACGAGATGCTTTACCCAACGATCAAATAACTTTGGTAAACGTTTGCTTTGGAGCATATTCTTACTCTAAAGCTATTGAAGCTGTCTTGCTTTTATCTAAAGAGCTTAAATTAAAACTAAACTTTATAAGCAGTAACAACGAACAAGAAATTATAATGTATCATGGACCAAACTGTAATCAATGCACAAGAGAAGTAAAAATAAGAAAAGTGAAAGAATTTGCTCATAACGGGATTATAGCATCTGGAGCCAATATGTCTGATTCATGGGGAAAAACTGGCATCAAATTTATGGATGGAATTTATTCCCCTTTAATAAATTTAAATAAAAATGAAATCAAAGAGATTTTAAATTTCTATAATTTTACAATACCTAAAATAGGGGAAAACAGCATAAGAGAAGGATGCAAATTTAAACATCTTTTGAAAATGGCCGTTAATTCGCAATATCATTCAAGGTCAGCGGTAATAGCAAATGAGGTTTTAATTGATATTTTAGATTTTTATGATATTAAACGAGAAATTGCAAATGTAAAAATAATTGGACCTCTTTCACAAAATATCGCTTTGATTAATATAAGACCCCTTCCAGAAAATTACATTATTAATGAAGTTGTTTATAATTTAGAAAAAGAAAAAAGTATAGATAAAATTGATGTAGTAGATAGACCTTTGAAACTAAAAATCCTTGCAAATCCCGGAATTTATAACAACGAGGAATCAAGGCATTGGATATTAAATGGAAGATTAGCTCCTGAATTTGCTATGCCCTTAACCGCAGAATGGAAAAAGAGCTCAAATCAAAAGCTTTGGACCTTTTCTGTCTATGGTTATGAAAAAATTTAA
- the lpdA gene encoding dihydrolipoyl dehydrogenase produces MYDVIIIGAGPAGYVSAIRLSQLGKKVAIIEKEYLGGTCTNKGCIPTKTLLSCAHLYDEIISKSNKFGININSVSYDLNKMDNYLTTVVTQTRKGIEYLIKKNKIDFINATAEIVDTNHVKTGNNILETKNIILAHGSEPAVFPPFNSIEGIWTSDDFFINLKDIPNSILIVGGGVIGVEFATFLASLGKKVYIVELMDHILPTEDLDVSQEIKRSLLRKGVEIYEKNKVINVEKDGKMYISKIEENGKITEINSEKILLAVGRKPVIPEDVKKIGIEINKGIKTDLNMRTNISNIYAIGDIRADIMLAHVAMYEGIVAAHNIAGEKKIMDYNAVPNVIFSNPEIATVGIKEKDANPEEVIVSKFPVSANARARTINEKNGFVKVIADKRSKKIIGISIVSQNATEMIMEGVLAVKYGMTTNQLTDAIHPHPTLSEIILEAVEGVEGKAIHI; encoded by the coding sequence ATGTACGATGTTATTATTATTGGAGCAGGGCCTGCTGGGTATGTTTCGGCAATTAGATTATCTCAGTTAGGAAAAAAAGTGGCAATAATTGAAAAAGAATATTTGGGCGGAACATGTACTAACAAAGGATGTATTCCTACTAAAACTTTACTCTCTTGCGCTCACTTGTATGACGAAATAATTTCTAAATCTAATAAATTTGGAATAAATATTAATTCGGTATCTTATGATTTAAACAAAATGGATAATTATTTAACAACAGTAGTCACTCAAACAAGAAAAGGAATTGAGTATTTAATCAAAAAAAATAAAATCGATTTTATAAATGCCACTGCTGAAATAGTTGATACAAATCATGTGAAAACAGGTAATAACATTCTAGAAACCAAAAACATAATATTAGCCCATGGCTCAGAACCGGCTGTATTTCCTCCATTTAATAGCATAGAAGGAATTTGGACTAGCGATGATTTTTTCATCAATTTAAAAGATATTCCTAATTCAATTCTTATAGTTGGTGGAGGTGTAATTGGAGTAGAATTTGCAACTTTTCTGGCAAGTTTAGGGAAAAAGGTATATATTGTAGAATTGATGGATCATATATTGCCAACTGAAGATTTAGATGTTTCTCAAGAAATTAAAAGAAGTCTTTTGAGAAAAGGCGTTGAAATCTACGAAAAAAATAAGGTTATCAATGTCGAAAAAGACGGTAAAATGTATATTTCAAAGATAGAAGAAAATGGAAAAATAACAGAAATTAACAGCGAAAAAATTCTGTTAGCAGTGGGAAGAAAGCCGGTAATTCCTGAAGACGTAAAAAAAATAGGGATAGAAATAAACAAAGGTATAAAAACTGATCTTAATATGAGAACAAATATCTCAAATATCTATGCGATAGGAGATATTAGAGCAGATATTATGTTAGCTCATGTTGCAATGTATGAAGGAATTGTTGCCGCTCATAATATTGCAGGAGAGAAGAAAATAATGGATTACAATGCAGTACCAAATGTCATTTTTTCTAATCCTGAAATTGCAACTGTAGGTATAAAAGAAAAAGATGCCAATCCAGAAGAAGTAATTGTATCTAAGTTCCCTGTTTCTGCTAATGCAAGAGCCAGAACTATAAATGAAAAAAATGGTTTTGTTAAGGTAATCGCAGACAAAAGATCAAAAAAAATAATCGGTATTTCCATAGTTTCCCAGAATGCAACAGAGATGATCATGGAAGGCGTATTAGCTGTCAAGTATGGAATGACCACTAATCAACTTACAGATGCAATCCATCCTCATCCAACTTTAAGTGAAATAATACTAGAAGCTGTTGAAGGAGTAGAAGGAAAAGCTATTCACATATAA
- a CDS encoding sensor domain-containing diguanylate cyclase, with protein MYETALYCLEDEKEKSDILRIFIEHLPDFLKSDSWSFLLTPTKAHWTFLTWSKNLDFLPLEDIAYELENEGENIRNVLESNSSLFIKNVKENVTWKQENPLTVSWLGIPIKIGDEIVGVLNIDWFKTKKFTKIEKELARSFKIEIENVLTKVFKLNELFLNFHLDPLTEIYNRKALEDYMKNRQIITDNIALVFIDIDGFKKINDTFGHTVGDQILKTIVKRIKNVLRVEDYFFRYGGDEFILILKNINNHEDIKKIITRLQSIVSDTIIIDDYIIKSSCSMGYCLLPLETNNIQRAIEIADKKMYLQKSNLNH; from the coding sequence TTGTATGAAACGGCACTCTATTGTCTAGAAGATGAAAAAGAAAAAAGTGACATTTTAAGAATCTTTATTGAGCATTTGCCTGATTTTTTAAAATCTGACTCTTGGAGTTTTTTATTAACACCAACTAAAGCACATTGGACATTTTTGACATGGTCTAAGAATTTAGATTTTTTACCTTTAGAAGATATTGCATATGAATTAGAAAATGAAGGTGAAAACATTAGAAACGTGCTAGAGTCTAATAGCTCTCTTTTTATCAAAAATGTAAAAGAAAACGTTACCTGGAAACAAGAAAATCCTTTAACCGTTTCTTGGTTGGGTATTCCAATTAAGATTGGCGATGAAATTGTTGGGGTATTAAATATCGATTGGTTCAAAACTAAAAAATTTACAAAAATTGAAAAGGAGCTTGCCAGGAGTTTTAAAATCGAAATTGAAAATGTATTAACAAAAGTATTTAAGTTAAATGAATTATTTTTAAATTTTCATTTGGATCCTCTAACTGAAATTTATAACAGAAAAGCCCTTGAAGATTATATGAAAAATCGTCAGATAATCACCGACAATATTGCTTTAGTGTTTATAGACATCGATGGTTTCAAAAAAATAAATGATACTTTCGGTCATACAGTCGGAGATCAAATACTTAAAACAATTGTTAAAAGGATAAAAAACGTGCTTAGAGTCGAAGATTACTTTTTTAGATACGGTGGCGATGAATTTATATTAATCCTTAAAAATATAAACAATCATGAAGATATCAAAAAGATAATAACTAGGCTACAATCTATAGTTAGTGATACAATAATAATTGATGATTATATAATTAAATCTTCATGTAGTATGGGGTATTGTCTATTGCCTCTAGAAACTAATAATATTCAACGAGCTATAGAAATTGCAGATAAAAAAATGTACTTACAAAAAAGTAATTTAAATCATTAA
- a CDS encoding ABC transporter ATP-binding protein — protein MIEIVGLTKVFSEKIIAVDNIDLKINEGKVVGFLGPNGAGKTTTLNMIVGLCKPTSGKIFINGIDVREEPEKVKKVIGFVPDEPLLFEKITGISYLNFICDIFEVPLEERRKRGGWLLQAFKLLDAIKDPISTYSHGMRQKLALISALIHKPKILILDEPIVGLDPESASILKQIMKRHASNGNLVFFTTHIMEIAEKICDEIAIIDKGKIVFQGTINELRQLKGDKSLEQLFLEVTKSENEEIDFSFLD, from the coding sequence ATGATAGAAATAGTAGGCCTTACAAAAGTTTTTTCTGAAAAAATTATTGCTGTAGACAATATTGATCTCAAAATAAATGAAGGTAAGGTAGTCGGATTTCTAGGACCTAATGGCGCAGGGAAAACAACAACACTCAATATGATTGTTGGACTATGTAAGCCGACATCTGGAAAAATTTTTATAAATGGTATAGATGTCCGAGAAGAACCAGAAAAAGTTAAAAAAGTTATAGGCTTTGTCCCAGATGAACCTTTATTATTTGAAAAAATTACTGGTATTTCCTATTTAAACTTTATTTGTGACATTTTTGAAGTACCCTTGGAAGAAAGAAGAAAAAGAGGAGGGTGGTTATTACAAGCTTTTAAACTCCTTGATGCAATAAAAGATCCTATATCGACGTATTCTCATGGTATGAGACAAAAATTAGCCCTTATATCCGCTTTAATTCACAAACCTAAGATCTTAATATTAGATGAACCTATAGTCGGATTAGATCCAGAATCAGCATCTATATTAAAACAAATCATGAAAAGACACGCTTCTAATGGAAATTTAGTGTTTTTTACGACTCATATTATGGAAATTGCTGAAAAAATCTGTGATGAAATCGCTATAATCGACAAAGGAAAAATCGTCTTTCAAGGAACTATCAATGAACTCCGCCAATTAAAAGGAGATAAAAGCCTAGAACAATTATTCTTAGAGGTGACTAAAAGTGAGAATGAAGAAATTGACTTCTCTTTCCTTGATTGA
- a CDS encoding potassium channel beta subunit family protein — MKYNNLGKAGIKVSEISLGSWLTFGNQLDTEGVKQTMRTAYEHGINFFDNAEAYANGLSESLMGMAIKEYRREDLVISTKIFWGGKGPNDLGVSRKHLLEGIWNSLKRLQLDYVDLIFCHRPDPTTPIEETVFAMDYIIRNGLALYWGTSEWSAKQLEEAYTIADKRNLIPPSMEQPQYNMFVREKVEKEFLPLYQKYGLGLTTFSPLASGLLTGKYNEGIPENSRLAKFKGLKDDLEKDGLLSSKNIEKVKRLSKIANDLGATMAQLAIAWILKNPHVSTVIIGASRPEQVIENVKATEVKDKLTEDVMLEIENILDNKPL, encoded by the coding sequence GTGAAATATAACAATCTTGGTAAAGCAGGAATAAAAGTAAGTGAAATTTCGTTGGGTTCTTGGTTAACTTTTGGAAATCAACTAGACACTGAAGGTGTAAAGCAAACAATGAGAACGGCTTATGAACATGGCATAAACTTCTTTGATAACGCCGAAGCTTATGCAAATGGGCTTTCTGAATCATTAATGGGAATGGCAATAAAAGAGTATCGTCGAGAAGATCTTGTTATTTCAACAAAAATATTTTGGGGTGGAAAAGGACCTAATGATTTAGGTGTGTCAAGAAAACATCTCTTAGAAGGAATATGGAATTCATTGAAACGATTGCAACTTGACTATGTAGATCTAATCTTTTGTCACAGACCTGATCCAACTACCCCTATAGAAGAAACAGTGTTTGCGATGGATTATATAATAAGGAATGGGTTGGCCTTGTATTGGGGTACCTCTGAATGGTCCGCAAAACAGTTGGAAGAAGCATACACTATTGCTGATAAAAGAAATTTAATACCTCCTTCAATGGAACAGCCTCAATATAACATGTTTGTTAGAGAAAAGGTTGAAAAAGAATTTTTACCTCTTTATCAGAAATATGGATTAGGGTTAACTACGTTTAGTCCTTTAGCTAGCGGACTATTAACTGGAAAATATAACGAAGGGATACCAGAAAATAGTAGATTGGCTAAATTTAAGGGTTTAAAAGATGATTTGGAGAAAGATGGTCTGCTCTCTTCAAAAAATATAGAAAAGGTAAAAAGGTTATCTAAAATTGCAAATGATCTTGGCGCAACTATGGCCCAACTTGCAATAGCCTGGATACTTAAAAATCCGCATGTAAGCACAGTTATTATAGGCGCAAGTAGACCTGAACAGGTCATAGAAAATGTAAAAGCAACAGAAGTTAAAGATAAATTGACAGAGGATGTAATGCTAGAAATAGAAAATATATTAGATAACAAACCGTTATAA